From a region of the Panicum virgatum strain AP13 chromosome 2K, P.virgatum_v5, whole genome shotgun sequence genome:
- the LOC120661911 gene encoding probable inositol transporter 2, translating into MEGGVHEFDGSTFKECFSLSWRNPYVLRLAFSAGIGGLLFGYDTGVISGALLYIRDDFRSVDRNTWLQEMIVSMAVAGAIIGAAIGGWTTDRFGRRTSILVADFLFFAGAVVMASATGPAQLVVGRVFVGLGVGMASMTSPLYISEASPARIRGALVSTNGFLITGGQFLAYLINLAFTKAPGTWRWMLGVAALPAVLQFGLMLFLPESPRWLYRKGRAEEAEAILRRIYSAEEAEREIEELKESVAAERASSEKVSLAALLRTATVRRALVAGVGLQVFQQLVGINTVMYYSPTIVQLAGFASNQTALALSLVTSGLNALGSIVSIYFIDRTGRKKLLVISLVGVILSLGVLVAVFHETTSHSPAVSAAETARFDGSLTCPDYRQQLPAASSASSGGFWDCTRCLKARSTECGFCSSGAGKLLPGACLVSNATTRDACHGEAGRLWYTRGCPSRYGWLALVGLALYIIFFSPGMGTVPWIVNSEIYPLRYRGVCGGAAATANWVSNLAVAQSFLSLTEAIGVAWTFLIFGGLSVAALAFVLVCVPETKGLPIEEVEKMLERRELRLRFWAKPRAADADGKETAKGAGV; encoded by the exons atggagggcGGCGTGCACGAGTTCGACGGCTCCACCTTCAAGGAGTGCTTCTCCCTCTCGTGGAGGAACCCCTACGTCCTCCGCCTCGCCTTCTCCGCCGGCATCGgcggcctcctcttcggctacgacaccg GTGTTATTTCGGGTGCTCTGCTTTACATCCGTGACGACTTCCGTTCGGTCGACAGGAACACATGGCTTCAG GAAATGATCGTGAGCatggcggtggccggcgcgaTCATCGGCGCGGCGATCGGGGGCTGGACGACGGACCGGTTCGGGCGGCGGACGTCGATCCTCGTGGCCGACTTCCTCTTCTTCGCGGGCGCGGTGGTGATGGCGTCCGCCACGGGCCCCGCGCAGCTCGTCGTGGGCCGCGTCTTCGTCGGCCTCGGCGTCGGCATGGCGTCCATGACCTCCCCGCTCTACATCTCCGAGGCGTCCCCGGCCCGGATCCGCGGCGCGCTCGTCAGCACCAACGGCTTCCTCATCACCGGCGGCCAGTTCCTGGCCTACCTCATCAACCTCGCCTTCACCAAGGCGCCGGGGACGTGGAGGTGGATGCTCGGCGTCGCCGCGCTCCCCGCCGTCCTCCAGTTCGGCCTCATGCTCTTCCTCCCCGAGTCCCCCCGATGGCTCTACCGGAAGGGGCGGGCGGAGGAAGCCGAGGCGATCCTGCGGCGGATCTactcggcggaggaggcggagcgggagatcgaggagctcaaggagtcggtggcggcggagcgcgcCTCGTCGGAGAAGGTGAGcctggcggcgctgctgcggaCGGCGACGGTGCGGCGggcgctggtcgccggcgtggggctgcAGGTGTTCCAGCAGCTGGTGGGCATCAACACGGTGATGTACTACAGCCCCACGATCGTGCAGCTCGCCGGGTTCGCGTCCAACCAGACGGCGCTGGCGCTGTCGCTCGTCACCTCGGGGCTCAACGCGCTCGGCTCCATCGTCAGCATCTACTTCATCGACCGCACGGGGCGGAAGAAGCTGCTCGTGATCAGCCTCGTCGGCGTCATCCTCTCGCTCGGCGTGCTCGTCGCCGTGTTCCACGAGACCACGTCCCACTCGCCGGCCGTGAGCGCCGCCGAGACCGCCCGCTTCGACGGCTCGCTCACGTGCCCCGACTACCGCCAGCAGCTGCcggcggcgtcgtcggcgtcgaGCGGCGGCTTCTGGGACTGCACCCGGTGCCTCAAGGCCAGGTCGACGGAGTGCGGCTTCTGCTCGTCCGGCGCCGGCAAGCTGCTCCCCGGCGCGTGCCTGGTGTCCAACGCCACGACCCGCGACGCGTGCCACGGCGAGGCCGGCCGGCTGTGGTACACGCGCGGGTGCCCGAGCCGGTACGGGTGGCTGGCGCTGGTGGGGCTGGCGCTCTACATCATCTTCTTCTCCCCCGGGATGGGCACCGTGCCGTGGATCGTCAACTCGGAGATCTACCCGCTGCGGTACCGCGGtgtgtgcggcggcgcggcggcgacggcgaactGGGTGTCGAACCTCGCCGTGGCGCAGTCGTTCCTGTCGCTGACGGAGGCCATCGGGGTGGCGTGGACGTTCCTCATCTTCGGGGGCCTgtccgtggcggcgctggcgtTCGTGCTCGTCTGCGTGCCGGAGACCAAGGGGCTCCCCAtcgaggaggtggagaagatgctggagcgCCGGGAGCTCAGGCTCaggttctgggcaaaaccgcgcgccgccgacgcggaCGGCAAGGAGACGGCCAAGGGCGCCGGCGTGTAG
- the LOC120661921 gene encoding melanoma-associated antigen 1-like encodes MATSEELAQIDISKEEKDKLVQEVTRYVLFKTHQTSGCPIKREELTGIVTKNYRQRALPTLVINEARDRLAATFGYEMRELQRTRAPSTRAGRASQPQVNAEAKSYVLVSQLDPEVYSKCVEDKAAAPLSAFSFTAISLVHLAGGKISEEDLWHQLKRLGLKENDENHPALGNNKQALELLVQQRYLLKEKLAGPEGHVVMYELAERALDESSSGKLKDYIAKIVGTSTAAEETSS; translated from the exons ATGGCGACCAGCGAGGAGCTCGCGCAGATCGACATCTCCAAGGAG GAGAAGGACAAGCTGGTGCAGGAGGTGACGCGCTACGTGCTCTTCAAGACGCACCAGACCTCCGGATGCCCCATCAAGCGGGAGGAGCTCACCGGGATCGTCACCAAGAACTACCGCCAGCGTGCCCTTCCCACGCTCGTCATCAACGAGGCCAGGGACAGGCTCGCCGCCACCTTCGGGTACGAGATGAGGGAGCTCCAGAGGACCCGCGCCCCGTCCACGCGCGCTGGCCGGGCGTCACAGCCGCAGG TGAATGCGGAGGCGAAGAGCTATGTTCTGGTCAGCCAACTAGACCCGGAGGTGTATAGCAAGTGCGTTGAGGACAAGGCGGCTGCCCCTCTGTCTGCTTTTTCTTTTACTGCCATTAGCCTTGTTCACCTTGCTGGTGGCAAAATCTCCGAAG AGGACCTCTGGCATCAGTTGAAGCGGCTGGGTTTGAAGGAGAATGATGAGAACCACCCTGCTCTTGGTAACAATAAGCAGGCGCTTGAACTCCTTGTGCAGCAAAG GTACTTGCTGAAGGAGAAACTTGCTGGACCAGAAGGTCATGTTGTGATGTATGAGCTTGCCGAGAGGGCATTGGATGAATCCAGCAGTGGGAAGCTCAAAGACTACATTGCAAAG ATTGTGGGCACAAGCACTGCCGCAGAAGAAACTTCAAGTTGA